The following coding sequences are from one Arachis hypogaea cultivar Tifrunner chromosome 7, arahy.Tifrunner.gnm2.J5K5, whole genome shotgun sequence window:
- the LOC112702810 gene encoding jacalin-related lectin 3 isoform X1, which yields MEVSLNFDDSVKKPASHGPWGGSGGSHWDDGVYSGVRQLVIAHGTGIDSIQIEYDKKGSSIWSQKHGGSGGHKTDRVKLDYPDEFLTSVHGYYGSLNQWGPNFVRSLSFVSNKKSYGPFGVEQGTHFSVSASGTKIVGFHGKCDWYLDAIGVYMKPLKQPSKLLVQPQNQIASTNNFGGFSVIQGSVGETYDIVLAVRQKDNFGMLQSNNVPRKISHIKESKNTEHKEKVQEPESQTNNVPGKISHIKEYNNIEQKEKTAQLEKLPPKVAGVVKYKACGGTGGILFDDGCYTGIRQINLSRNVGIVWIRVLYDYEGESIWGYKQGGTGGFKTDKIVFDFPYEALTHISGYYGPMMYMGPIVIKSLTFHTSKRKYGPFGDEQGTYFTTKEKEGKVLGIHGRKGLFLDAIGVHVAEGKVIVPAATPPREITATKLMLAKPGAAEEVSCGVIKEPAPCGPGPWGGDGGRPWDDGVFSAIKQIYLTKDKEGICSIQIEYDRNKQSVWSVKHGGNGGDTMHRIKLEYPHEVLSCISGYYGSITKDEKHIIIKSLTFTTSRGQYGPYGEEVGKFFTSTTTEGKVVGLHGRSSFYLDAIGVHMQHWLGHQKASRSSLFKLF from the exons ATGGAAGTCTCATTG AATTTTGATGATTCGGTGAAGAAACCTGCATCACATGGGCCATGGGGAGGAAGCGGAGGATCACATTGGGATGATGGGGTGTACTCTGGTGTAAGGCAACTGGTGATAGCTCATGGGACAGGAattgactccattcagattgaataTGACAAAAAAGGGTCCTCTATCTGGTCACAGAAGCACGGTGGAAGTGGCGGCCACAAAACTGATAGG GTGAAGCTTGATTACCCTGATGAGTTCTTAACTTCAGTTCATGGATATTATGGTAGCTTAAACCAATGGGGGCCAAACTTTGTTCGGTCACTAAGTTTCGTGAGTAACAAGAAATCTTATGGACCATTTGGTGTTGAACAAGGGACACACTTTTCAGTGTCAGCGAGTGGGACCAAGATTGTTGGGTTCCATGGCAAGTGTGATTGGTACCTAGATGCCATTGGAGTATATATGAAGCCCTTGAAGCAACCTTCCAAACTTCTTGTTCAGCCACAGAACCAGATTGCTAGTACTAATAATTTTGGTGGTTTTTCTGTGATACAAGGAAGTGTGGGTGAAACCTATGATATTGTTCTTGCTGTAAGGCAGAAGGACAATTTCGGTATGCTTCAGTCGAACAATGTCCCAAGGAAGATTTCTCACATCAAAGAATCCAAAAATACAGAACACAAAGAAAAGGTACAAGAGCCTGAGTCTCAAACTAATAATGTTCCTGGGAAGATTTCGCACATCAAAGAATACAACAATATAGAACAGAAAGAAAAG ACAGCACAATTGGAGAAGTTGCCTCCAAAGGTCGCAGGCGTGGTCAAATACAAGGCATGTGGTGGCACTGGTGGAATTCTTTTCGACGACGGATGCTATACTGGAATCAGGCAAATCAACTTGTCGCGTAACGTTGGAATTGTATGGATTAGAGTTTTGTATGATTATGAAGGAGAGTCCATTTGGGGATACAAACAAGGTGGGACAGGAGGATTCAAAACAGATAAG ATAGTATTTGATTTCCCTTATGAAGCGCTGACACATATATCTGGTTACTATGGACCTATGATGTACATGGGACCTATTGTTATAAAATCGCTTACTTTCCACACAAGTAAGAGGAAGTATGGTCCATTTGGGGATGAACAAGGAACTTATTTCACCACAAAGGAGAAAGAAGGTAAAGTGCTTGGCATTCATGGGAGAAAAGGTCTATTCCTAGATGCTATTGGTGTTCATGTAGCCGAAGGGAAAGTTATCGTGCCAGCGGCAACACCTCCCAGAGAGATCACAGCTACCAAATTGATGCTAGCTAAACCAGGAGCAGCAGAAGAG GTTTCTTGTGGCGTAATCAAAGAACCAGCTCCGTGTGGACCAGGCCCGTGGGGTGGAGATGGAGGTCGACCTTGGGACGATGGCGTCTTTTCGGCCATCAAGCAGATTTATCTGACAAAAGACAAAGAAGGCATTTGCTCTATTCAAATTGAATATGACAGAAATAAGCAATCTGTATGGTCTGTAAAACATGGTGGCAATGGAGGAGACACCATGCACAGG ATAAAACTGGAGTATCCACATGAAGTCCTTAGTTGTATATCTGGCTACTATGGATCAATCACTAAGGATGAGAAGCATATAATTATCAAATCACTGACTTTCACTACCAGCAGAGGGCAATATGGTCCATATGGTGAAGAAGTAGGGAAATTCTTCACCTCAACCACTACAGAGGGCAAGGTGGTTGGTCTTCATGGGAGGAGCAGCTTTTACTTGGATGCCATTGGGGTCCATATGCAACACTGGCTTGGACATCAAAAAGCTTCAAGGTCCTCACTCTTTAAGCTATTTTGA
- the LOC112702810 gene encoding jacalin-related lectin 3 isoform X2 yields the protein MNFDDSVKKPASHGPWGGSGGSHWDDGVYSGVRQLVIAHGTGIDSIQIEYDKKGSSIWSQKHGGSGGHKTDRVKLDYPDEFLTSVHGYYGSLNQWGPNFVRSLSFVSNKKSYGPFGVEQGTHFSVSASGTKIVGFHGKCDWYLDAIGVYMKPLKQPSKLLVQPQNQIASTNNFGGFSVIQGSVGETYDIVLAVRQKDNFGMLQSNNVPRKISHIKESKNTEHKEKVQEPESQTNNVPGKISHIKEYNNIEQKEKTAQLEKLPPKVAGVVKYKACGGTGGILFDDGCYTGIRQINLSRNVGIVWIRVLYDYEGESIWGYKQGGTGGFKTDKIVFDFPYEALTHISGYYGPMMYMGPIVIKSLTFHTSKRKYGPFGDEQGTYFTTKEKEGKVLGIHGRKGLFLDAIGVHVAEGKVIVPAATPPREITATKLMLAKPGAAEEVSCGVIKEPAPCGPGPWGGDGGRPWDDGVFSAIKQIYLTKDKEGICSIQIEYDRNKQSVWSVKHGGNGGDTMHRIKLEYPHEVLSCISGYYGSITKDEKHIIIKSLTFTTSRGQYGPYGEEVGKFFTSTTTEGKVVGLHGRSSFYLDAIGVHMQHWLGHQKASRSSLFKLF from the exons ATG AATTTTGATGATTCGGTGAAGAAACCTGCATCACATGGGCCATGGGGAGGAAGCGGAGGATCACATTGGGATGATGGGGTGTACTCTGGTGTAAGGCAACTGGTGATAGCTCATGGGACAGGAattgactccattcagattgaataTGACAAAAAAGGGTCCTCTATCTGGTCACAGAAGCACGGTGGAAGTGGCGGCCACAAAACTGATAGG GTGAAGCTTGATTACCCTGATGAGTTCTTAACTTCAGTTCATGGATATTATGGTAGCTTAAACCAATGGGGGCCAAACTTTGTTCGGTCACTAAGTTTCGTGAGTAACAAGAAATCTTATGGACCATTTGGTGTTGAACAAGGGACACACTTTTCAGTGTCAGCGAGTGGGACCAAGATTGTTGGGTTCCATGGCAAGTGTGATTGGTACCTAGATGCCATTGGAGTATATATGAAGCCCTTGAAGCAACCTTCCAAACTTCTTGTTCAGCCACAGAACCAGATTGCTAGTACTAATAATTTTGGTGGTTTTTCTGTGATACAAGGAAGTGTGGGTGAAACCTATGATATTGTTCTTGCTGTAAGGCAGAAGGACAATTTCGGTATGCTTCAGTCGAACAATGTCCCAAGGAAGATTTCTCACATCAAAGAATCCAAAAATACAGAACACAAAGAAAAGGTACAAGAGCCTGAGTCTCAAACTAATAATGTTCCTGGGAAGATTTCGCACATCAAAGAATACAACAATATAGAACAGAAAGAAAAG ACAGCACAATTGGAGAAGTTGCCTCCAAAGGTCGCAGGCGTGGTCAAATACAAGGCATGTGGTGGCACTGGTGGAATTCTTTTCGACGACGGATGCTATACTGGAATCAGGCAAATCAACTTGTCGCGTAACGTTGGAATTGTATGGATTAGAGTTTTGTATGATTATGAAGGAGAGTCCATTTGGGGATACAAACAAGGTGGGACAGGAGGATTCAAAACAGATAAG ATAGTATTTGATTTCCCTTATGAAGCGCTGACACATATATCTGGTTACTATGGACCTATGATGTACATGGGACCTATTGTTATAAAATCGCTTACTTTCCACACAAGTAAGAGGAAGTATGGTCCATTTGGGGATGAACAAGGAACTTATTTCACCACAAAGGAGAAAGAAGGTAAAGTGCTTGGCATTCATGGGAGAAAAGGTCTATTCCTAGATGCTATTGGTGTTCATGTAGCCGAAGGGAAAGTTATCGTGCCAGCGGCAACACCTCCCAGAGAGATCACAGCTACCAAATTGATGCTAGCTAAACCAGGAGCAGCAGAAGAG GTTTCTTGTGGCGTAATCAAAGAACCAGCTCCGTGTGGACCAGGCCCGTGGGGTGGAGATGGAGGTCGACCTTGGGACGATGGCGTCTTTTCGGCCATCAAGCAGATTTATCTGACAAAAGACAAAGAAGGCATTTGCTCTATTCAAATTGAATATGACAGAAATAAGCAATCTGTATGGTCTGTAAAACATGGTGGCAATGGAGGAGACACCATGCACAGG ATAAAACTGGAGTATCCACATGAAGTCCTTAGTTGTATATCTGGCTACTATGGATCAATCACTAAGGATGAGAAGCATATAATTATCAAATCACTGACTTTCACTACCAGCAGAGGGCAATATGGTCCATATGGTGAAGAAGTAGGGAAATTCTTCACCTCAACCACTACAGAGGGCAAGGTGGTTGGTCTTCATGGGAGGAGCAGCTTTTACTTGGATGCCATTGGGGTCCATATGCAACACTGGCTTGGACATCAAAAAGCTTCAAGGTCCTCACTCTTTAAGCTATTTTGA